The following are encoded in a window of Brachyhypopomus gauderio isolate BG-103 chromosome 18, BGAUD_0.2, whole genome shotgun sequence genomic DNA:
- the slc13a2 gene encoding solute carrier family 13 member 2: MPQSPRDARLCRIMCRGCVEEVGRCLWSYRKYLIVLFTPLLATSLPLFIPTKEAKCGFVIIVMALYWCTECLPLAVTALLPVILFPMLGIMKSEEVCVMYLKDSNMLFIGGLLVAIAVEYWNLHKRIALAVLLIVGVRPALLMMGFMLVTAFLSMWISNTASTAMMLPIAQAVLEQLSNNEAERDEREVRQGRDNKAFEMAEVINTKVPLDLIQEKREISSAENGEDLNLAIRRKAREEKYLLLNKGMSLCVCYSASIGGTATLTGTTPNLILKGQMDNIFKHNPGVINFASWFGFSFPNMLLMLLLSWIWLQFMYLGLNFKKSFGCNSYSEADREAYKVMKDEYKKLGRMKFAEGAVLTIFVVLVVLWFTREPGFMPGWAAYFNEHGQFVTDGTVAILMSLLFFIIPSQLTCCSSCINEEEEEEDGYGQEGAQEGGGHAAMPAQSKRKSVPALLVWSVVHERMPWNIILLLGGGFALAGGSEVSGLSMWLGQSLAPLKTIPPFAISLLLCLLVGTFTECSSNTATTTLFLPILASMACAIELHPLYVMLPCTISASMAFMLPVATPPNAIAFSYGTLKVVDMAKAGIILNMIGILCINLGINTWGMAMFQLDTFPSWANITESIP, translated from the exons ATGCCTCAAAGCCCGCGTGACGCACGCTTGTGCCGGATAATGTGTAGGggatgtgtggaggaagtcGGCCGGTGCCTGTGGAGCTACCGTAAATACCTGATCGTCCTCTTCACCCCACTGCTTGCTACCTCTCTGCCCCTGTTCATCCCTACCAAG GAGGCAAAATGTGGCTTCGTCATCATCGTGATGGCGCTGTACTGGTGTACAGAGTGCTTGCCTCTGGCTGTCACCGCCCTGCTCCCAGTCATCCTTTTCCCCATGCTTGGCATCATGAAGTCTGAAGAG GTCTGCGTGATGTATTTGAAGGACTCCAACATGCTGTTCATCGGCGGCCTGCTGGTGGCGATCGCCGTGGAGTACTGGAATTTACACAAACGCATCGCCCTGGCCGTGCTGCTGATCGTGGGAGTTCGACCTGCTCT GCTGATGATGGGCTTCATGTTGGTAACGGCCTTCCTCTCGATGTGGATCAGTAACACGGCCAGCACCGCCATGATGCTGCCCATAGCCCAGGCCGTGCTGGAGCAGCTCAGCAACAACGAGGCCGAGCGTGACGAGCGGGAAGTGCGGCAGGGCAGAGACAACAAGGCTTTCGAGATGGCCGAAGTCATCAACACCAAAGTGCCACTGGACCTCATCCAAGAAAAAC GTGAGATCTCCAGTGCAGAGAATGGAGAGGATCTCAACCTGGCCATCAGGAGGAAGGCTCGTGAGGAGAAGTACCTCCTGCTAAATAAAGgaatgagcttgtgtgtgtgttactctgccAGCATTGGGGGTACTGCCACTCTTACAGGCACCACGCCCAACCTCATCCTCAAGGGCCAGATGGACAA TATCTTCAAGCATAACCCTGGCGTGATCAACTTTGCCAGCTGGTTTGGCTTTTCCTTCCCCAACATGTTGCTGATGCTTCTTCTGTCCTGGATATGGCTGCAGTTCATGTATCTGGGCTTGAA CTTCAAGAAGTCATTTGGCTGCAACTCCTATAGTGAAGCGGACCGTGAGGCTTACAAAGTGATGAAGGATGAATATAAGAAGCTGGGGAGGATGAAGTTTGCGGAGGGCGCAGTGCTCACCATCTTTGTGGTACTGGTGGTCTTGTGGTTCACCAGGGAGCCAGGCTTCATGCCAGGGTGGGCAGCTTACTTCAACGAGCATGGACA GTTCGTGACTGACGGCACGGTGGCCATTCTCATGTCACTTCTGTTCTTCATCATCCCTTCCCAGCTGACATGTTGTTCCTCCTGCATcaatgaggaggaagaggaggaggacggtTATGGGCAGGAAGGAGCACAGGAAGGAG GAGGCCATGCAGCTATGCCAGCCCAGAGTAAACGGAAGTCCGTGCCAGCTCTGCTGGTCTGGTCTGTGGTGCATGAACGCATGCCTTGGAACATTATCCTGCTCCTGGGAGGTGGATTTGCTCTGGCTGGCGGCAGTGAG GTCTCTGGACTGTCGATGTGGCTGGGGCAGAGTCTTGCTCCCCTGAAGACCATCCCACCCTTTGCCATCTCCCTTCTGCTCTGCCTGCTGGTGGGCACTTTCACAGAGTGTTCCAGCAACACAGCAACTACCACCCTCTTCCTACCCATACTCGCCTCCATG GCCTGTGCTATTGAACTCCACCCCCTGTATGTTATGCTGCCCTGCACCATCAGTGCCTCCATGGCCTTCATGTTACCTGTGGCCACTCCACCCAATGCCATTGCATTCTCCTATGGCACACTCAAAGTCGTGGACATG GCAAAGGCAGGCATCATCCTAAACATGATCGGCATTCTGTGCATCAACCTGGGAATTAACACGTGGGGGATGGCGATGTTTCAACTGGACACCTTCCCCTCGTGGGCCAACATCACAGAAAGCATACCATGA
- the vtnb gene encoding vitronectin b, translated as MKLSILLSLAVAATFAAEESCVGRCKEGFNNEKKCQCDSLCKYYDSCCIDFDTVCRTKVARGDVFDLLEEEPLAEEVNTTVSLTVTPTASTLDSNLSPDPEGVTCSGQSFDAFLQLKNGSIYAFRGEYVFELDEKTVMPGSPKLIKDVWGISGPVDAAFTRINCQGKTYLFKGNEYWRFDDNVLDEDYPRNISVGFDGIPDNIDATFALPAPSHLGKEKVYFFKDDKYYHYEFKHQPSHAECISMTKSSPSVLFTSYTNLYCDYDWADLFSLIFQGLEGPHKGPRSIAKDWGITPPIDAAMVSRPFVSPPSQSQTPTATLGGGGRSRKKGRGRGTQSKRSLGWDDFGLDYEERYFGAERRGKDKKKKRVRRPSLFDYVDYTDDVIQEKATPVQKVYFFKNDKYYRVDLQKRQVDYAKPPYPRSIGKYWLGCKEKDLAEKK; from the exons ATGAAATTATCCATCTTGCTATCACTTGCTGTGGCTGCAACCTTCGCAGCAGAGG AATCATGTGTTGGACGTTGTAAGGAAGGCTTCAACAACGAAAAGAAATGCCAGTGTGACTCCTTGTGCAAGTACTACGATAGCTGCTGTATTGATTTTGACACCGTATGTCGAACTAAAG TTGCCCGTGGAGATGTGTTTGACCTTCTCGAGGAAGAACCCTTAGCTGAGGAGGTGAATACGACAGTCAGTCTCACTGTAACACCAACAGCCAGCACCCTTGACTCCAACCTGTCTCCAGACCCTGAGGGAGTGACCTGCAGTGGACAGTCGTTTGACGCTTTCCTGCAGTTGAAGAATGGATCCATTTATGCATTTAGAG GTGAATATGTGTTTGAGCTGGACGAGAAGACTGTGATGCCAGGTTCTCCCAAACTCATCAAGGATGTGTGGGGTATTTCTGGCCCCGTTGATGCTGCCTTCACTCGAATCAACTGCCAGGGAAAGACTTATTTATTTAAG GGTAATGAGTACTGGCGTTTTGATGACAACGTCCTGGACGAGGATTACCCCAGAAATATCTCTGTAGGCTTCGATGGGATTCCAGATAACATTGATGCTACATTTGCCCTCCCTGCTCCGAGCCACCTTGGGAAGGAGAAAGTGTATTTCTTTAAAG ATGACAAATACTACCACTATGAGTTCAAGCATCAGCCATCGCACGCAGAGTGCATCAGCATGACCAAGTCTTCCCCTTCCGTGCTCTTCACAAGTTACACTAATCTCTACTGTGACTATGACTGGGCAGACCTGTTTTCTTTGATCTTCCAAGGCT TAGAGGGTCCTCACAAAGGCCCCCGATCCATTGCCAAGGACTGGGGCATTACACCCCCGATAGACGCCGCCATGGTCAGCAGGCCTTTCGTGAGCCCACCCTCCCAATCGCAGACCCCCACCGCAACCCTGGGAGGAGGGGGCCGCAGCAGgaaaaaagggaggggccgggggaCCCAGAGCAAGCGTTCACTCGGTTGGGACGATTTCGGCTTGGATTATGAGGAGAG GTACTTTGGAGCAGAAAGGCGAGGTAAAGATAAAAAGAAGAAGCGTGTCAGACGCCCCTCTCTCTTTGACTACGTGGACTACACTGATGACGTGATTCAGGAGAAGGCCACGCCAGTGCAGAAAGTCTACTTCTTTAAGAATG ATAAGTACTACAGAGTGGACCTGCAGAAGAGACAGGTCGATTATGCAAAGCCACCTTACCCAAGATCCATTGGCAAGTACTGGCTGGGATGTAAAGAGAAGGACTTGGCAgagaaaaaataa